From a region of the Rhizophagus irregularis chromosome 3, complete sequence genome:
- a CDS encoding NAD-dependent isocitrate dehydrogenase — translation MFYLFLLILKVPIDWEPVNVTPELRNGRTVIPEEALNSVKKNTIALKGPLATPIGKGHVSLNLTLRRIFNLFANVRPCKSVVGYKTPYDDVNTVLIRENTEGEYSGIEHTVVDGVVQSFKLITRDASERCARYAFTHARDIGRNRVTAIHKANIMKLSDGLFLEACNDVAKDFPDIQFDDVLLDRACLHIVQDPSRYSSTVMVMPNLYGDILSDMCAGLIGGLGLTPSGNIGRDASIFEAVHGTAPDIAGKDLANPTALLLSSIMMLRHMHLNPYADSIEKAVLDTIAEGKVLTRDLGGKASNTEFTNQIINNLKN, via the exons AtgttctatttatttttattaattctaaaggTTCCAATTGATTGGGAACCAGTAAATGTTACACCTGAATTAAGGAATGGAAGAACGGTAATTCCTGAGGAAGCATTAAATTctgtgaaaaaaaatactatcgCTTTAAAAG GTCCTTTGGCCACGCCTATTGGAAAGGGACATGTTTCTCTTAACCTTACCCTTCGtcgtatatttaatttatttgccAACGTTCGACCTTGTAAATCCGTTGTTGGTTACAAAACACCTTATGATGATGTAAATACGGTATTGATTCGTGAAAATACAGAAGGGGAATATTCCGGAATTGAACATACT GTCGTAGATGGTGTCGTTCAATCATTCAAATTGATTACCAGAGATGCATCTGAGAGATGTGCCCGCTATGCTTTTACTCATGCAAGAGACATTGGACGTAATCGCGTTACTGCTATACACAAAGCAAACATTAT gaaattatCGGATGGTCTTTTTCTGGAAGCTTGTAACGATGTGGCGAAGGATTTTCCCGATATCCAATTTGATGATGTGTTGCTGGATCGAGCATGTCTTCAT ATTGTCCAAGATCCTTCTCGATATTCAAGCACAGTTATGGTTATGCCTAATTTATATGGAGACATTTTATCAGATATGTGTGCTGGATTAATTGGGGGACTTGGATTGACTCCATCAGGAAATATTGGACGGGATGCTTCGATTTTCGAAGCAGTACACGGTACAGCACCTGATATTGCTGGCAAAG ATTTAGCGAATCCCACAGCGCTTCTATTGTCTTCTATAATGATGCTTCGTCATATGCACTTAAATCCTTATGCTGACTCTATTGAAAAAGCTGTTTTAGATACAATTGCTGAAGGAAAGGTTCTCACGCGTGATCTCGGTGGAAAGGCATCCAATACGGAATTTACCAAccaaattatcaataatttaaaaaattag
- a CDS encoding 26S protease regulatory subunit 10B: MASSSDPDRRKKALQDYRKKLLEHREIDAKVKEFRLGLRDLEKQYEKTEDDIKALQSVGQIIGEVLKQLDEERFIVKASSGPRYVVGCRNKVNKEKLKQGTRVALDMTTLTIMRMLPREVDPLVYNMSLEDPGKVNFAGIGGLGEQIRELREVIELPLMNPELFLRVGIKPPKGVLLYGPPGTGKTLLARAVASTLETNFLKVVSSAIVDKYIGESARLIREMFGYAKDHEPCIIFMDEIDAIGGRRFSEGTSADREIQRTLMELLNQMDGFDYLGQTKLIMATNRPDTLDPALLRPGRLDRKIEIPLPNEQGRLEILKIHSSPITKHGEIDYEAIVKLSDGFNGADLRNVCTEAGMFAIRDERDFVQQEDFMKAVRKVADAKKLESKLDYEKL; the protein is encoded by the exons ATGGCTTCCTCTTCAGATCCGGACAGGCGCAAAAAAGCTTTACAAGATtatcgaaaaaaattattagaacaCCGCGAGATAGATGCGAAAGTTAAAGAAT TTCGCCTCGGTCTTCGTGATCTTGAAAaacaatatgaaaaaacgGAAGATGATATAAAAGCATTACAAAGCGTCGGTCAAATTATAGGCGAAGTATTAAAACAACTGGATGAGGAACGAT TTATCGTGAAAGCATCATCTGGACCGCGTTATGTTGTAGGATGCcgtaataaagtaaataaagaaaaactcAAACAAGGCACAAGAGTTGCATTAGATATGACAACTTTAACAATTATGCGAATGTTACCAAGAGAAGTCGATCCATTGGTATATAATATGAGTTTAGAAGATCCGGGTAAGGTAAATTTTGCTGGTATTGGTGGACTTGGTGAGCAAATCCGTGAATTAAGAGAG GTTATAGAGTTGCCTCTGATGAATCCGGAACTTTTTCTTCGAGTTGGTATTAAACCACCAAAGGGTGTACTCTTATATGGACCACCAGGTACTGGCAAAACTCTCCTTGCCCGTGCTGTTGCTAGTACACTTGAAACAAATTTCTTGAAAGTTGTTTCAAGTGCTATTGTTGATAAGTATATTGGGGAAAGTGCACGGTTAATTAGAGAAATGTTTGGATATGCCAAGGACCACGAACCATGCATTATATTCATGGATGAAATTGATGCAATTGGTGGCAGACGTTTTTCTGAAGGTACAAGTGCCGATCGGGAAATTCAAAGAACTTTGATGGAG CTTTTAAATCAAATGGATGGATTTGACTATCTGGGACAAACTAAATTAATCATGGCTACAAATCGACCCGATACTTTGGATCCAGCTTTGCTACGACCTGGTCGATTGGACCGAAAAATTGAAATTCCTTTGCCTAACGAACAAGGTCGCCTTGAAATCTTGAAAATTCATTCATCTCCTATTACAAAACATGGTGAAATTG ATTATGAGGCTATTGTTAAGCTGTCCGATGGATTCAATGGCGCAGATTTACGTAATGTTTGCACGGAAGCAG GTATGTTTGCAATTCGTGATGAACGAGATTTTGTTCAACAAGAAGATTTTATGAAAGCAGTTAGAAAAGTTGCAGATGCAAAGAAATTAGAATCCAAATTGGATtacgaaaaattataa
- a CDS encoding 26S protease regulatory subunit 10B variant 2, with product MTTLTIMRMLPREVDPLVYNMSLEDPGKVNFAGIGGLGEQIRELREVIELPLMNPELFLRVGIKPPKGVLLYGPPGTGKTLLARAVASTLETNFLKVVSSAIVDKYIGESARLIREMFGYAKDHEPCIIFMDEIDAIGGRRFSEGTSADREIQRTLMELLNQMDGFDYLGQTKLIMATNRPDTLDPALLRPGRLDRKIEIPLPNEQGRLEILKIHSSPITKHGEIDYEAIVKLSDGFNGADLRNVCTEAGMFAIRDERDFVQQEDFMKAVRKVADAKKLESKLDYEKL from the exons ATGACAACTTTAACAATTATGCGAATGTTACCAAGAGAAGTCGATCCATTGGTATATAATATGAGTTTAGAAGATCCGGGTAAGGTAAATTTTGCTGGTATTGGTGGACTTGGTGAGCAAATCCGTGAATTAAGAGAG GTTATAGAGTTGCCTCTGATGAATCCGGAACTTTTTCTTCGAGTTGGTATTAAACCACCAAAGGGTGTACTCTTATATGGACCACCAGGTACTGGCAAAACTCTCCTTGCCCGTGCTGTTGCTAGTACACTTGAAACAAATTTCTTGAAAGTTGTTTCAAGTGCTATTGTTGATAAGTATATTGGGGAAAGTGCACGGTTAATTAGAGAAATGTTTGGATATGCCAAGGACCACGAACCATGCATTATATTCATGGATGAAATTGATGCAATTGGTGGCAGACGTTTTTCTGAAGGTACAAGTGCCGATCGGGAAATTCAAAGAACTTTGATGGAG CTTTTAAATCAAATGGATGGATTTGACTATCTGGGACAAACTAAATTAATCATGGCTACAAATCGACCCGATACTTTGGATCCAGCTTTGCTACGACCTGGTCGATTGGACCGAAAAATTGAAATTCCTTTGCCTAACGAACAAGGTCGCCTTGAAATCTTGAAAATTCATTCATCTCCTATTACAAAACATGGTGAAATTG ATTATGAGGCTATTGTTAAGCTGTCCGATGGATTCAATGGCGCAGATTTACGTAATGTTTGCACGGAAGCAG GTATGTTTGCAATTCGTGATGAACGAGATTTTGTTCAACAAGAAGATTTTATGAAAGCAGTTAGAAAAGTTGCAGATGCAAAGAAATTAGAATCCAAATTGGATtacgaaaaattataa